The nucleotide window GTGGACGTGTCTGACCACCAGATCCGCCGCAACATGGACGAGTTCCTCGCCCAGGCCTCGGCCGAGGTGAAGGCGGGCTGAACGTCCGTCCCGGCAGGGGCCGTCCGCATCGTGGCCGGCTCCGCTGCCTTGATCCCGAAAGCAAAAAGGCCGCCCGTGAGGGCGGCCTTTTCGTTTGGCGGGCGCTGAATGGATCAGCGCGAATAGAACTCGACCACGAGGTTCGGTTCCATCTGGACCGGGTAGGGCACCTCGTTCAGCTCCGGAATGCGGGCGAAGCGAGCCGCCAGCTTGCCGGCGTCGAGCTCGATGTAGTCGGGCACGTCGCGCTCGCCGAGCTGCTGGGCTTCCAGCACCAGGGTCATCTGGCGGGAGGCTTCCTTCACCTCAACCACGTCACCGACCTTCACCAGGTAGGACGGGATGTTCACGCGCTGGCCGTTCACCTTCACGTGACCGTGGGAGACGAACTGGCGGGCGGCGAAGATGGTGGGCACGAACTTGGCGCGGTACACCACCGCGTCGAGACGGCGCTCCAGCAGGCCGATCAGGTTGGCGCCGGTGTCGCCCTTGAGGCGCGAGGCCTCGACATACACCTTGTGGAACTGCTTTTCGCCGATGGAGCCGTAATAGCCCTTCAGCTTCTGCTTGGCGCGCAGCTGCACGCCGAAGTCGGACAGCTTGCCCTTACGGCGCTGGCCGTGCTGGCCGGGACCGTACTCACGACGATTCACCGGGCTCTTGGAGCGGCCCCAGATGTTCTCGCCCATACGGCGATCGATCTTGTGCTTGGCCGCAATGCGCTTGCTCATGTAACGCGGATCCTTGATGGTCTTGGTTGAATTGGGATCGCGCCCCTCCTCTGCGGACTGGATTCCAGCACAGTGCCGGAACCCCTTCCACCGACAGGCTCATCCAGCGCGCTGCCGAACGATGCCACGGGTGCGTGAAACGCCAAACGGGCCGCTGAAGGCCCGAAAGGTGGCGGGTTCTTAATCGCGAACCGTGCCCGAGTCAATGTTTGCCGGCACGAGGAGGGCCTTGCGCGCCCTCACGCGCTCAGGTGCTCGATGAGGATGGCGAGGCCGAGGCCGCACAGGGCCACGCCTGCGACCACCTCGGCCAGGCGGCCGAACTTCTGCCCCACCATGCGCCCCACCAGCATGCCGCCGGACGACATGAGGAAGCTCATGGCGCCGATGGCCAGCGCCACCACCACGATGTTGACGTTCAGGAAGGCGAGCGACACCCCCACCGCCATGGCGTCGATGCTGGTGCCCAGAGCGGTGGCGAGAAGCACCCAGATGGAGCGCCCGCGCGGCGTGTCGTCCGCCTCTTCATCCCGCCGGGAGAAGGCGGCGACCAGCATGTGCAGCCCCACCCCCGCCAGCAGGCCGAAGGCGATCCAGTGGTCGATGGCCTCCAGATAGCTGCTGGCGACCATGCCGGCGGCCCAGCCGATGAGCGGGGTGGCCGCTTCCACTGCGCCGAAGACGGCGCCGGTGCGCAGGGCCTCGGACAGGCGGGGACGGCCCAGGGCGGCGCCTCGGCCGACGCTGACGGCAAAGGCATCGACGGACATGCTCATGGCGAGCACGAGAATCGTGGCAGGCGACATCTGATGTTCCGGGCGGACACAGGGAGACCGGCCTCACCCGTCCGTCCGCGCGGGACGGGTGGTGCACGGTCTCGCCGGGCCGATGATTCGGCTGGCCGTGCCATGCGCGCCTTGCGCAAGCCTGTTGGCACGGCCCCGCCCGCGGGCGGTGGCTACTCCCCGATGAGAGGGGGAGTAGCGGGCCGGGGTGGGCGGGTCAAACCCCGCGTCACACTTTATAATGATACAGGTTCGCGACATCCGCGTCCCGGTGACACCCTTGCCGGCCTGGCGGACGGTGCGCCAGTATGGGGTGCCCCCGCTCCGCCCGCCCCGGGAGAATCCCTTGAAAGTCCTCGTTTTCCAGCACGTAGCCGCCGAGCACCCCGGCAGCTTCCGCGACTTCATGCGCGCCGACGGCGTGATCTGGGACGCTGTGGAGCTGGACGAGGGCGAGGCCATTCCAGCGCTCGAGGGTTATGACGCCCTCATGGTGTTCGGCGGCCCCATGGATGTGTGGCAGGAGGAGGAGCACCCCTGGCTCGTGGCCGAGAAGGCGGCGATCCGGGCGTGGGTGGCCACCGGCAAGCCCTATCTCGGCGTCTGCCTCGGCCACCAGCTGCTGGCCGATGCGCTGGGCGGCAAGGTGGGCCTCATGCCGCGCCCCGAGGTGGGGGTGACCGACGTGTCCCTTACGCCGGACGGGCAGGCCTCCGTGTTCTTCACCGGCCTGCCGCCGACCTTCCCGACCCTGCAATGGCACGGCGCCGCCGTGCTGAAGCAGCCGGAAGGCGCCAAGGTGCTGGCCCACAACGACCATTGCGCCATCCAGGCGCTGCAGGTGGGGGCGCGGGCCTTCGGCATCCAGTATCATGTGGAGCTGACCGACGACACGGTGCCCGAATGGGGCGAGATCACCGAATATCGCTGCGCGCTGGAGGCCATCACCGGCCCCGGCGGCGGCGCATTGCTGGTGAAGGCGGTGGAAGAGAAGATGCCGGTGTTCCGCAAGGCGGCGGAGCAGCTTTACCGGAACTTCCGGGCGACGTGGGGCTGAAGGCGCATTTGAGCCATCAGGACAGCCGTCGCCCATAACGCACCGTCATGGCCGGGCTCGTCCCGGCCATCCACGCCCTGCGGCCGGGATGAGCTTTCGCAAGTCAATCCAGGCGGCTCGTCGTGGATACCCGGCACAAGGCCGGGCATGACGGAGTGATCGCGGGTCGGCTCGCCTTGATTGCCCGAAAGCGGACAGCGCCGGTGCCATCCCCGCCCGTCAGGCCGCCACCCGTCCCTTCAGTTCCTCCCGCACCCGAGCGAGCTGTGCCGGGTCGAGGGCGCTGGTGCGCCCGGTCGCGCACAGGGCGCCGCGGAAGCCGAGATAGTGGGGTTTGAGCGTTGCCAGAGGCGCGATGTCCTGAAGCTTCAGGGAGCCCGCAAGGCCGGTGAGCAGGCCGGCCGCCCTGGCCTCTGCCACAAAGCCGGCGAGGCGCGGCACCGGGAGGTGGGCGAGGAGGCCGCCGGCCGCCTTGTCCGCCGTATCCAGCATCACCCCGTGGAAGCCGGCTTCGGCGAATTGGGCGATGGTGGAGAGGTCCGGATCCTGGTCGGCGAACAGAACCGCGATGAGCCGCGTCTCCAGCGCCAGCGGCCGCAGGGCATCGAGGACTGGGGCCAGCGCCGCCCCGGCGCCGTCCAAGGGCAGGGGAAAGCCGATCTTCACCAGCGGCACGCCGGTCGAGGCGGTGCGCCGGGCGGCGGCAAGGATGGTCGCGGCGTCCAGGGGCTGGTCGCCCACGGTGGCGCTGAGGCCGGTGACGCAGCCCGCCGCGCGCCAGCGGGCGACGGCGGCCTTGAGCGGCGCCTCCGCCCAGGCGCCGAGCGCCCCCTCGGCCGGGTTCTTCAGGTCCACGATGTCGGCGCCGGCGCCGAGCGCCACCTCCATCTCGGCAAGATCGGCCACGGAGGCGAGCAGGCCCGGCCGCGATGCCGGGGGCAGGGTCACATGCAGGGTCATGATGCCGCCCGCGCCCGGTGGTCGGCGATGGTCTCGCACAGCCAGTCCCATGCCTCGCGCTCGGCGGGGCCGGCGGTCTTCTCGATGGCGATGGAGAGATAGTTCATCTCCCGGTCCACCCGCTCGGGGTCCATCATGTGCAGGCGCGACACCAGCACGGCGCCTTCCAGCACCGCCGCCACCGCCCGGTTGAGGCCGAGGAAGGGGGCATGCTGCTCGCGGTGGACGATACGGCAGAAAAAGCGCGGGCGGGTGGGGTCGTCCTCCATCCGCGTCACTTCCACCTCGTCATGGGCGAGGCACAGGTCGAGCCGCACCGCGCCGTCGAGCCGGGTGGCGGGCACGGTCGGCCACGAGCGGTGCCGGCCGGTGATGCAGCCAGCGAACACGCGGGCATCGTCGGTGAAGTTCACCACCGCCACGCCCTGCGACGCCATGTTGTCCAGCGTCCGCGACGGCCGGAACGGCTGGAGCAGGTAGCCGCCCTCCACGAGGGTCGCGCCCATGGGCGCCACATGGGGCTCGCCCGCGGTCGATTGGGTGGTGACGATGGTCTCCCGGATCACGTGGCGTCGCCCTTCTTCTTTGCGGAAAGGGTCGAGCCCGCTTCCTTGAAAGTCAACCGGTGGGCGTCCTCGGCGCTGGCCGAGGTCTCGCCGACCACGCCCCATTTCAGCGGCTCGTCCTGGGTGTAGCGCTTGCCCAGCTTCAGGGCGATCTCCGCCCGCGCCGTTTCCACGCCGAGATAGAAGGCGTGGGCGCCGTCGTCCTCCACCTTGAGGTGGGGGAACAGGTCGAACGGGTCGCGCGCCACATGGTGGCCGTCGCGGTTGTAGGCGTGGATGCCCCTGTCCGTCACCTCGATGCGGAAGTTGCGGTCGGCCACCGTGCCGGCGAGGCGGTCCACCTCCTCGGGCGTGGTGGTGAAGGGGCGACGGTCACGCAGGGCCATCAGGCCGCCGCCGAAGCCCTGGGGCAGGGCGCCCGCCTCCCGCGCGGCGAAGAATTCCCGCCGCGCCCGGTCGAACTCGCGGATGGCGGTGCGGCAATGGGGGCTCACCTGCACCGCCAGCACCGCGTTCAGCCTCAATTCGGAGATGATGCCCATGAGCAGGGCGTTCATGCCGGTGGTGTCGGCATCGGTCAGCTCGGTGACATTGCCGATGCCCATGAGGATGGGAATGTCCGGCTTCAGCCGCCGCAGCTCGGCGTAGCGCAGCAGCGAGGCGGTGAAGCCCAGATGGATGGGATCGAGGATGGGATCGGCCAGAAACGGCCGGCCCCTGGCCTCGCACAATTCCACCGCGCGGATGAGGGAGGCCAGATCCCCCGCCTGCGCCGGCACCAGCACCGGAACGGCCGGGCCTTCCTCGGCGATGACGAGGGTGTGCTCGTTGAGGCTGAGGAGATAATCGGCCCCGGCGCGGGTGCCGCGCGCCAGTTCCTGCGGGTCGAAGCTGTCCACGCTCACCCTGAAGCCGTCCGCCTTCAGTGCGGCGATGGCGTCTTCCAGGTGGGGGAAGGGGTTGTCGGGCAGGGCGCCGAGGTCGATCACGTCCGCGCCCTCGCCGCGCAGGACGCGGGCGCGGGTGAGAAGCTCGTCGATGGAGAGGCGGGTGGCGTCCACGATCTCGGCGAACAGCAGCACGTCCTGCCGGTCGAGGTTCACGGCGCCGCCGCGACCCTTGCCGAAATAGGCCGGGATGTCCGCGGCCTCCTCCGGCCCGCGCGCGAACGGCAGGCCGAAGCGGGTGGCGAGGCGGTCGAGATCGCCGCGGAAGCGGCCGGGCATGAGCACGCGGTCGATGCGCTCCGGCAGCTTGAGGCGCCGTTCCACGATCTCCGCCGTCATCAGCGCCGCGACCTTCACGCCCACATTGACCACCACCGGGTCCAGCGCCTCGTCCGCGATCTCCTCCGCGATGCGGCGGATGCGCGGCTCGGCCAGCGACCCGGTGACGAGGGCGACGCGCTCGGCCATCTCAGGCCGCCGGCGCGGGGAAGAGCGCGGCGAGTTCCGCCCGGCGGCGGGCGATGGCGTCGCGCAGCTCGTCCAGGGTCTCGGCCACAGTGGTCGCCTCGAACTCCTTGAGCAGGCGCGTGTTTTCAAGATCGATGCGGCGCGGATAGACCGGCACCGGGCCTTCCGGGGCCATGGTGATCATCTCCGGCTGGCTGTCGCAGGCGAACACGATGGCCGGCACCCGGCACTTGCCGGCCTGGGCGAAGCAGTTTGTGACGAGGGTGTCGGAGATGCCATGCACCGCCTTCGCCACCGTGTTGGACGAGGCCGGGGACACCACGAGGGTGTGGTACTCGCCGTGGTAGAAGCGGCCGATGGAGGCGGAGGAGGCGCTGTTGTCGCGGAACACCTGGGTCTGCGCCGGCAGCGGCTCCTTGTCCTGCTTGTACATGCGCAGCACTTCGTCGGCCGCGTCCGAGATGAACAGGTCCACGTCCTCAAGCGCGCGGATGATCTCGATGCTCTCCGTGAAATAGTGCCCGGAGCCGGTAAGGGCCCAGGCCCAGCGGGGCTTTTTCGCGCGGGGCGCTTTGGCGGTCATGACGGACGCGAACCTTCCTTGGCTTCCTCGTTCCACTCGGTGGCACCCGCCCTGGTGAGCAGGGCGGCGTCGAGCCGGTCCCCATCGTCGGCGGGGACGGCGAGAATATCGCCTGTAAACCGGACCGCCATGGTCGCAAAGGCCGCATCCACCACTCCCGCCGCCGACCAGGCCGCGATCTCGGCCACGCGGTCGCCGGAGGAGGGGGGGAGGGGCGCGCCCGGCGCCTTCACCAGCACCAGCCGGTTTGCCTTGAGCTCGATCGCGAGCCACAGGGCGAGGCTGTCCGAGGTCACGTCCCAGCTTTCGGTTATGCCGGCATGGCCCAACGTCATGGTCGCCGGGAACCACAGGGCGGCGCCCCGGGCTGCCGCTTGCGTCAGCTCGGCGAGCGTGCGGGCGGGCAGCAGGCGGGGTTCGAGGTCAGCCATGGCGTGAGCCATCTGCTCCATGGCGAGCAGGGCCATGCGGTGGGCGGCGCCGTCGGACAGGTTCCACTGCGGCTGAACGGCGCGGACCTGATCGGCCAGCGCCCCACCGCCGGGCACCACCACCAGCCCCGGTTCGCCGGCAAGGCGCGCCAGCAGGCGGCGCGGCGCCGTGCCCCGCGTCAGGCTGCCGCCGATCTTCACGATGATGGTCACTACGGCTCCCGCTTAGTCTCAAGGTCGCATCGGAGGGTTTGCTGGAGTCATGCTAAGGAGGCGCGGCGCTGCCTCCAACGGAGGATTTTTGTGCGCTGCAGCAAGGGTTTGGGCGATGCGGGTATTTTCATATATTCGTATATGTGAATAATATCGCCGGTCGCGACTGTCGAGGGAGGAAAGCTTCATGCGTCTCATTATGGCTTCGGTTCTCATGCTTGCCGCTACCGGCTCGGCCTTTGCGGATCCCGATGTTGCGAAGGGCGAGACCACCTTCAAGAAGTGCATGGCGTGCCACGCCATCGGCCCCGACGCCAAGGTGAAGGTCGGCCCGCCCCTGAACGGGATCGTCGGCGCCAAGTGGGCCCACTTCGAGGGCTATGCCTATTCCGCCGACATCAAGGACGGCGCCGCCGCCGGCAAGGTGTGGGACGAGGCCACCCTGGACAACTACATCAGCAACCCCAAGGTGCTCGCCCCCAAGGGCAAGATGGCCTTCGCCGGCGTCAAGAACGACGATGAGCGCAAGGACCTCATCGCTTTCCTCGCCCAGTTCAACGCCGACGGCAGCAAGAAGTAATCGGGGTGGCCTTATCGCACGTGCGATGATACCTCATCCCGCATTTGGGGGATGAGGAACTGTCGCGCTTCAGCCATCAAGGGTTGTGCCGGTCAGGGCAGGCTACCTTGTCCTTTGGGGCTGGGGGGCGGGCAGGCGGTGGTCCTCTTGGGCCCCGCCTGTTCCCTCGCGCCGCTTGGCTCGTATGAGTCATCGCCCATCTGCCATCGCCCGGCTGTCCGCTCGCGGTCGAGCTTGCCAAGTGCCGGCCTGTCGTGGTGTCCCTCCCGCACCGGAGGAGGACCCCCATGCCCGATCATGATTTCCGCGCCCAGCGCCTCTACGTGGACGCAGAGCTCGGGCCGGACGCGTCCGTCCTGCTCGCGCCCGAGCAGGCCCATTACGTCGCCAACGTGATCCGGCTGGCCGTGGGCCAGGACCTGCTGCTGTTCAATGGGCGCGATGGCGAGTGGCGCGCCACCCGTGTCGCCGGCGGCAAGCGCGACGTGCGCTTCGAGGTGAGCGCTCAAGTGCGCCCGCAACCGGAGGCGCCGACGCTGGAATATGCCTTCGCGCCCCTGAAGCACGCCCGCCTCGACTACATGGTGCAGAAAGCGGTGGAGATGGGCGCCGGCGTGCTCTCTCCCGTCATCACCCGCTACACCCAGGTGTCGCGCATCAATCTCGATCGCATGGCAGCCAACGCCGTGGAGGCGGCCGAGCAATGCGGCATTCTCAGCCTGCCCCACGTCGCCGAGCCGCGCCCGCTTGCCCAATGGCTCGACGCGCTGCCGGCCGAGCGGGTGCTCGTCTTCTGCGACGAGGCGGCGGCCGACCATGATCCCATCCATGCCCTGCGCACGGCCCCTTCCGGGCCGGTGAGCGTGCTGATCGGCCCGGAAGGCGGCTTCAGCCCGGACGAGCGCGCCCTGATCGCCCCGCGCGCGGTCACGCTCTCCCTCGGCCCGCGCATTCTGCGGGCGGATACGGCGGCGGTGGCCGCCCTGGCCTTGGTGGGGGCGGCGCGGGGTGGCTGAATGGCGCTATAAACGCCCGAATGGCCGTTTTGTTCCCATTCATCTTGGAAGAATTCGTCACACATGCTGAAACACTTATAAACAAGTGATTCGTAATAGGCTGAGATACATTAAGATATTGAAAGAGTAGGGTAGACGACGGCCTTCTCGTCGTGCCGCATTTTCGTCGCCTTTCGCGTCAGTCTGTCCGGAACTTGGCCGTTGGATGGGCCTTACTGGCTCGCCCTCTGGGCAATTTATGCGGGAGGCCTGCGTGTCGCACGACTACAGCTTCGGAATCGAAGAAGAGTTCTTCGTCGTGGACGCGCAGACGAATTCGGTCCAAAGGCGCATGCCCTCGGGCTTTTTCGACCAGCTGAAGGACATTCTGGGCGACAGCGTCTCGGTTGAGATGCTGCAATCCCAGCTGGAGCTTGCAACCCGCCCGTCCACCGGCGCAGGCAGCGCGCTCGACCAGCTGAAGGGCCTGCGCCGAACCGTGGCGGACGTGGCGGCGGAGCACGGGCTGGGGCTCATCGCTGCCGGCACCCATCCCACCGCCACCTGGGACGGGGTGCGCGCCACCAGGGCCAACCGCTTCGACGGCGTCATGAACGACCTGAAGATGCTGGGCGAGCGCAGCATGGTGTGCGGCCTGCACGTGCATGTGGAATTGCCCGACCCCGACGAGCGGGTGGACGTGATGCGCCGCATGGTGCCCTACATCCCCCATTTCATCGCCCTCTCCACCTCGTCCCCGTTCTGGGGGGCCAAGCAGACCGGACTCATGGGCTATCGGCTGGCGGCCTTTGACGAGCTGCCCCGCACCGGCCTGCCCGAGATGTTCGAGACCGCCGCCGCCTACGAGCGCTACATCGACGCCATGGTGGAGGCGCGGGCCATCACTGATTCAAGCTATGTGTGGTGGGCCATCCGCCCCTCACGCCAGCTGCCCACGCTGGAGCTGCGCGCGCCCGACAGTTGCACCCGCATCGAGGACACTGTGGCGATCGCGGCGCTGTATCGCGCGCTGGTGCGCTTCCTGGTGCGCAATCGGCACCACAACAAGGATGTGGGCACGGTGGACCGGGCCATCGCCGACGAGAACAAGTGGCGCGCCCAGCGCTACGGCATCCACGGCTCGTTCGTGGATCTCGCCCAGCGCCGCGCGGTTTCGGTGCGCGATGCGGTGGACGGCCTCGTCCATCTGGTGGGGGAGGATGCGGAGGCCCTCG belongs to Xanthobacter autotrophicus Py2 and includes:
- a CDS encoding glutamate--cysteine ligase GCS2 (PFAM: glutamate--cysteine ligase GCS2~KEGG: bra:BRADO0861 carboxylate-amine ligase) translates to MGLTGSPSGQFMREACVSHDYSFGIEEEFFVVDAQTNSVQRRMPSGFFDQLKDILGDSVSVEMLQSQLELATRPSTGAGSALDQLKGLRRTVADVAAEHGLGLIAAGTHPTATWDGVRATRANRFDGVMNDLKMLGERSMVCGLHVHVELPDPDERVDVMRRMVPYIPHFIALSTSSPFWGAKQTGLMGYRLAAFDELPRTGLPEMFETAAAYERYIDAMVEARAITDSSYVWWAIRPSRQLPTLELRAPDSCTRIEDTVAIAALYRALVRFLVRNRHHNKDVGTVDRAIADENKWRAQRYGIHGSFVDLAQRRAVSVRDAVDGLVHLVGEDAEALGCLDALLHVRTIAEAGTSADVQLAVFQEAHHRTGKRGEALDAVKTWLANATLQ
- a CDS encoding amino acid kinase family protein (KEGG: gbe:GbCGDNIH1_0763 amino acid kinase family protein): MTIIVKIGGSLTRGTAPRRLLARLAGEPGLVVVPGGGALADQVRAVQPQWNLSDGAAHRMALLAMEQMAHAMADLEPRLLPARTLAELTQAAARGAALWFPATMTLGHAGITESWDVTSDSLALWLAIELKANRLVLVKAPGAPLPPSSGDRVAEIAAWSAAGVVDAAFATMAVRFTGDILAVPADDGDRLDAALLTRAGATEWNEEAKEGSRPS
- a CDS encoding protein of unknown function DUF556 (PFAM: protein of unknown function DUF556~KEGG: gbe:GbCGDNIH1_0762 dihydroneopterin aldolase) — protein: MTLHVTLPPASRPGLLASVADLAEMEVALGAGADIVDLKNPAEGALGAWAEAPLKAAVARWRAAGCVTGLSATVGDQPLDAATILAAARRTASTGVPLVKIGFPLPLDGAGAALAPVLDALRPLALETRLIAVLFADQDPDLSTIAQFAEAGFHGVMLDTADKAAGGLLAHLPVPRLAGFVAEARAAGLLTGLAGSLKLQDIAPLATLKPHYLGFRGALCATGRTSALDPAQLARVREELKGRVAA
- a CDS encoding RNA-binding S4 domain protein (PFAM: ribosomal protein S4; RNA-binding S4 domain protein~KEGG: rpa:RPA1589 30S ribosomal protein S4), with product MSKRIAAKHKIDRRMGENIWGRSKSPVNRREYGPGQHGQRRKGKLSDFGVQLRAKQKLKGYYGSIGEKQFHKVYVEASRLKGDTGANLIGLLERRLDAVVYRAKFVPTIFAARQFVSHGHVKVNGQRVNIPSYLVKVGDVVEVKEASRQMTLVLEAQQLGERDVPDYIELDAGKLAARFARIPELNEVPYPVQMEPNLVVEFYSR
- a CDS encoding conserved hypothetical protein (KEGG: bxe:Bxe_B2455 hypothetical protein), whose product is MIRETIVTTQSTAGEPHVAPMGATLVEGGYLLQPFRPSRTLDNMASQGVAVVNFTDDARVFAGCITGRHRSWPTVPATRLDGAVRLDLCLAHDEVEVTRMEDDPTRPRFFCRIVHREQHAPFLGLNRAVAAVLEGAVLVSRLHMMDPERVDREMNYLSIAIEKTAGPAEREAWDWLCETIADHRARAAS
- a CDS encoding glutamine amidotransferase class-I (PFAM: glutamine amidotransferase class-I~KEGG: rpc:RPC_0879 glutamine amidotransferase class-I), whose translation is MGGSNPASHFIMIQVRDIRVPVTPLPAWRTVRQYGVPPLRPPRENPLKVLVFQHVAAEHPGSFRDFMRADGVIWDAVELDEGEAIPALEGYDALMVFGGPMDVWQEEEHPWLVAEKAAIRAWVATGKPYLGVCLGHQLLADALGGKVGLMPRPEVGVTDVSLTPDGQASVFFTGLPPTFPTLQWHGAAVLKQPEGAKVLAHNDHCAIQALQVGARAFGIQYHVELTDDTVPEWGEITEYRCALEAITGPGGGALLVKAVEEKMPVFRKAAEQLYRNFRATWG
- a CDS encoding cytochrome c class I (PFAM: cytochrome c class I~KEGG: rsh:Rsph17029_1235 cytochrome c, class I), with product MRLIMASVLMLAATGSAFADPDVAKGETTFKKCMACHAIGPDAKVKVGPPLNGIVGAKWAHFEGYAYSADIKDGAAAGKVWDEATLDNYISNPKVLAPKGKMAFAGVKNDDERKDLIAFLAQFNADGSKK
- a CDS encoding flavoprotein (PFAM: flavoprotein~KEGG: gbe:GbCGDNIH1_0764 flavoprotein); its protein translation is MTAKAPRAKKPRWAWALTGSGHYFTESIEIIRALEDVDLFISDAADEVLRMYKQDKEPLPAQTQVFRDNSASSASIGRFYHGEYHTLVVSPASSNTVAKAVHGISDTLVTNCFAQAGKCRVPAIVFACDSQPEMITMAPEGPVPVYPRRIDLENTRLLKEFEATTVAETLDELRDAIARRRAELAALFPAPAA
- a CDS encoding protein of unknown function DUF204 (PFAM: protein of unknown function DUF204~KEGG: bbt:BBta_7389 hypothetical protein), translated to MSPATILVLAMSMSVDAFAVSVGRGAALGRPRLSEALRTGAVFGAVEAATPLIGWAAGMVASSYLEAIDHWIAFGLLAGVGLHMLVAAFSRRDEEADDTPRGRSIWVLLATALGTSIDAMAVGVSLAFLNVNIVVVALAIGAMSFLMSSGGMLVGRMVGQKFGRLAEVVAGVALCGLGLAILIEHLSA
- a CDS encoding protein of unknown function DUF558 (PFAM: protein of unknown function DUF558~KEGG: bja:blr7523 hypothetical protein), producing the protein MPDHDFRAQRLYVDAELGPDASVLLAPEQAHYVANVIRLAVGQDLLLFNGRDGEWRATRVAGGKRDVRFEVSAQVRPQPEAPTLEYAFAPLKHARLDYMVQKAVEMGAGVLSPVITRYTQVSRINLDRMAANAVEAAEQCGILSLPHVAEPRPLAQWLDALPAERVLVFCDEAAADHDPIHALRTAPSGPVSVLIGPEGGFSPDERALIAPRAVTLSLGPRILRADTAAVAALALVGAARGG
- a CDS encoding dihydropteroate synthase DHPS (PFAM: dihydropteroate synthase DHPS~KEGG: mca:MCA1245 pterin-binding domain protein); this encodes MAERVALVTGSLAEPRIRRIAEEIADEALDPVVVNVGVKVAALMTAEIVERRLKLPERIDRVLMPGRFRGDLDRLATRFGLPFARGPEEAADIPAYFGKGRGGAVNLDRQDVLLFAEIVDATRLSIDELLTRARVLRGEGADVIDLGALPDNPFPHLEDAIAALKADGFRVSVDSFDPQELARGTRAGADYLLSLNEHTLVIAEEGPAVPVLVPAQAGDLASLIRAVELCEARGRPFLADPILDPIHLGFTASLLRYAELRRLKPDIPILMGIGNVTELTDADTTGMNALLMGIISELRLNAVLAVQVSPHCRTAIREFDRARREFFAAREAGALPQGFGGGLMALRDRRPFTTTPEEVDRLAGTVADRNFRIEVTDRGIHAYNRDGHHVARDPFDLFPHLKVEDDGAHAFYLGVETARAEIALKLGKRYTQDEPLKWGVVGETSASAEDAHRLTFKEAGSTLSAKKKGDAT